In Populus alba chromosome 1, ASM523922v2, whole genome shotgun sequence, a single window of DNA contains:
- the LOC118033947 gene encoding metal-nicotianamine transporter YSL1 isoform X2 yields MKIEEAKEKKEIERVEMEMEMEVDPQDEPEGSRRPQPWTKQITVRGLIASILIGAIYSVIVMKLNLTTGLAPNFNVSAALLAFVFVRSWTKMLRRAGFVVKPFTRQENTMIQTCAVACYSLAHGGGFASYLLGLNRKTYELSGVHTEGNPSTSIKEPGFGWMSGYLFLVCFVGLFVLIPLRKVLIVDMNLTFPSGMATAVLINGFHSRGNKMAKKQVRGFMKYFSISFLWAFFQWFYTGKEGCGFSQFPTFGLKAWKHTFFFDFNTTFIGAGMLVSHLVNFSLLLGAVLSYGVMWPLIGQLKGDWFPASLEETSMKSLYGYKVFLAVALILGDGLYNFVKVMVCTIMNVHGRVRDKKLSAAVDHQKKHHDDQRVNETFLRETIPLWVAVIGYVAFSILSVIAVPIIFPQLKWYYVIAAYVLAPSLAFCNAYGTGLTDINMAYNYGKVALFVLAAVSGRENGVVAALAGCGLVKSVLSVACILMQDFKTAQLTSTSPRAMFLSQVVGTAIGCIAAPSSFFLFYKAFDVGNPYGEFKAPYALIYRNMAILGVDGFSALPQHCLQLCYGFFAFAIAINLVRDFSPQKIGQWMPLPMVMGVPFLIGASFAIDMSIGSLIVLVWHKRNAKKAEFMVPAVASGLICGEGLWTLPEAVLALAQVKPPICMKFVPS; encoded by the exons ATGAAGATtgaagaagcaaaagaaaagaaagagattgaGAGggtggagatggagatggagatggaggtAGATCCACAGGATGAACCAGAAGGGTCAAGGAGACCTCAACCATGGACAAAGCAAATCACAGTAAGAGGGTTAATAGCGAGCATTCTTATTGGAGCCATCTACAGTGTGATAGTTATGAAGCTAAACCTCACAACTGGGCTGGCTCCTAATTTTAATGTCTCTGCTGCACTTCTTGCTTTTGTATTTGTTCGATCTTGGACAAAAATGCTTCGAAGGGCAGGATTTGTCGTCAAACCCTTTACTCGACAAGAGAATACGATGATACAAACCTGTGCAGTTGCATGCTATAGCCTAGCACATGGAG GTGGATTTGCTTCTTATCTTTTGGGGTTAAACAGGAAGACGTACGAGCTGTCAGGGGTGCATACTGAAGGAAATCCTTCAACGTCTATAAAGGAACCTGGATTTGGTTGGATGAGTGGATACCTGTTCCTAGTTTGCTTTGTTGGTCTTTTTGTGTTGATTCCACTTAGAAAG GTTCTGATAGTAGACATGAATTTAACGTTTCCAAGTGGCATGGCAACTGCAGTTCTCATCAATGGTTTCCATAGCAGAGGAAATAAGATGgcaaa GAAACAAGTTCGGGGATTCATGAAGTACTTTTCAATCAGCTTCTTGTGGGCATTTTTTCAGTGGTTTTACACTGGGAAAGAAGGATGTGGATTCTCACAGTTCCCTACTTTTGGGTTGAAAGCTTGGAAGCACAC ATTCTTCTTTGATTTTAACACCACTTTCATTGGAGCTGGAATGCTTGTTTCTCATCTAGTGAACTTCTCTTTGCTTCTTGGAGCTGTGCTCTCATATGGGGTTATGTGGCCACTTATTGGTCAACTTAAGGGAGACTGGTTTCCAGCTTCTTTAGAAGAAACTAGCATGAAGAGCTTGTATGGTTACAAG GTTTTCTTAGCAGTTGCTCTCATCCTAGGAGATGGGCTCTACAATTTCGTCAAGGTAATGGTTTGTACAATCATGAATGTTCATGGCAGAGTAAGGGACAAGAAACTCAGTGCAG CTGTGGATCACCAGAAGAAGCACCATGATGATCAAAGAGTAAATGAAACGTTCCTCAGAGAGACAATACCTTTGTGGGTAGCAGTCATTGGATACGTAGCCTTCTCTATTCTATCCGTAATTGCAGTGCCAATCATATTCCCTCAGCTTAAGTGGTATTATGTCATTGCCGCTTATGTTCTTGCTCCATCTTTAGCATTCTGCAATGCCTATGGAACTGGTCTAACTGATATCAACATGGCCTATAATTACGGGAAAGTTGCGCTCTTTGTGCTAGCCGCAGTTTCCGGGAGAGAGAATGGTGTGGTGGCGGCACTTGCCGGATGTGGCCTCGTTAAATCTGTTCTTTCTGTTGCTTGCATCCTGATGCAGGATTTCAAAACAGCACAATTGACATCCACCTCCCCCAGAGCAATGTTTTTGAGCCAGGTTGTTGGCACTGCAATTGGGTGCATCGCAGCTCCTAGCAGTTTTTTCCTATTTTACAAGGCATTTGATGTCGGAAATCCATATGGAGAATTTAAAGCTCCTTATGCCCTAATTTACAGAAACATGGCAATTCTAGGTGTTGATGGTTTCTCAGCTCTGCCCCAACATTGCTTGCAGCTATGCTATGGTTTCTTTGCTTTTGCCATAGCAATTAACCTGGTGAGAGATTTTTCACCGCAGAAGATCGGACAATGGATGCCACTTCCAATGGTCATGGGAGTTCCATTTCTCATCGGTGCTTCCTTTGCGATAGACATGAGTATTGGAAGTTTGATTGTTTTAGTATGGCATAAACGAAACGCCAAGAAAGCTGAGTTCATGGTTCCTGCTGTCGCCTCAGGATTAATCTGTGGAGAAGGGCTGTGGACTCTTCCTGAAGCTGTTCTTGCTTTGGCCCAAGTAAAGCCACCTATCTGCATGAAATTTGTACCTTCCTAG
- the LOC118033946 gene encoding uncharacterized protein: MLVLIQGEKINRGKCRAQLSDDTPFAAAIGLCMLSSLLLPNTVTKDEEAESYSGIATTDTRFAVMGVISFIPYFNWLSWVFAWLDTGKRRYAIYSLVYLAPYLRSNMSLSPEESWLPIASIIFGIVHVQLEASIKNGDVHGFQSFSEAAKFLPSLTKKKDVSFAGASGTIKDMRVVNGDYDAENSWKGGEEHSFEFFILLVKLHPVANEADNGQY; encoded by the exons ATGTTGGTGTTAATACAGGGGGAGAAGATTAACAGGGGAAAATGCAGGGCACAGTTATCAGACGACACCCCGTTTGCTGCGGCCATAGGTTTGTGTATGCTGAGCTCTTTGCTATTGCCAAATACAGTTACCAAGGACGAGGAGGCGGAGAGTTATTCGGGGATTGCTACAACCGATACGAGATTTGCTGTTATGGGTGTTATTAGTTTCATTCCTTACTTCAATTGGCTT agttgggTTTTTGCTTGGCTTGATACTGGGAAAAGAAGATATGCTATTTATTCTCTTGTTTACTTGGCTCCTTATTtgag ATCAAATATGTCCCTGTCACCTGAAGAGAGCTGGCTGCCTATAGCTAGCATTATTTTCGGCATTGTTCATGTTCAG CTAGAAGCTAGCATAAAAAATGGAGATGTTCATGGATTTCAATCATTTAGCGAAGCAGCTAAGTTTCTACCCTCActgacaaaaaagaaagatgtcagTTTTGCAGGAGCATCAGGTACCATCAAGGATATG CGAGTTGTTAACGGTGACTATGATGCAGAGAACTCATGGAAGGGTGGAGAAGAGCacagttttgaatttttcattttgttggtGAAATTACATCCTGTTGCCAATGAAGCAGATAATGGGCAATATTGA
- the LOC118033948 gene encoding rab GTPase-activating protein 22 isoform X2 has protein sequence MLMQQKPLMKALRRSHTPSSSSSSPSNSSSPSSSSSWIHLRSILLVVASSSSSSSPSSSSPVSTNRGGLKSPWSRRRRKQALLPKQWKSLSMPDGKLCDGGVQFLKKARSGGIDPSLRPEVWPFLLGIYDVNSSKEERDCIRDHKRKEYENLRKQCRRKLKRNDRSFKVKEAAEISSAEVSGDLSQVMDSPRLEDVASSRRSPSAEQGNLAAEDSDCPDQAPQGSDSILEGDGGSVVTYEDGLAGDTESSDSYSSEEPEIAESFLATECTGENDFHLPSWGNSSPSETESKLKLQKDEDFATWQRIMRVDAVRANGEWIMYSPSQAAVPDMKARRLAESVGLQDYDHLEPNRIFHAARLVTILEAYALYDPEIGYCQGMSDLLSPIIAVMEEDFLAFWCFVGFMKKARHNFRLDEVGIWRQLGIVSKIIKCKDSHLYKHLEKLQAEDCFFVYRMVVVLFRRELNLDQTLCLWEVMWADQAAIRAGIARSAWGRMRLRAPPSDDLLLYAISACVLQRRKLIIEKYSSMDEIMRECNSMAGRLDVWKLLDDAHDLVVNLHDKI, from the exons ATGTTGATGCAGCAGAAACCGTTGATGAAAGCCTTAAGGCGAAGCCACACTCCttcctcttcatcttcttcgcCGTCAAATTCCTCCTCACCGTCGTCGTCTTCATCGTGGATTCATTTGAgatcaattttattagttgttgcTTCCTCTTCATCGTCGTCttcaccatcttcttcctcaCCAGTTTCCACTAATCG GGGTGGACTTAAATCACCTTGGTCGCGTAGGAGAAGAAAACAAGCGCTTTTACCGAAGCAGTGGAAAAGTTTATCTATGCCTGATGGGAAACTGTGTGATGGTGGTGTTCAGTTTCTGAAGAAAGCACGAAGTGGG GGTATTGATCCAAGTCTTAGACCAGAGGTTTGGCCATTTCTCCTTGGAAT CTATGATGTGAACAGTTCCAAGGAAGAAAGAGATTGCATCAGAGATCATAAAAG AAAAGAATATGAGAATCTTCGGAAACAGTGCCGGCGGAAGCTCAAACGCAATGACAGGAGTTTTAAGGTCAAGGAAGCTGCTGAAATCAGCAGCGCTGAGGTTAGTGGGGACTTGAGTCAAGTTATGGATTCTCCTAGATTAGAAGATGTTGCTAGTTCGAGGAGGTCACCTTCTGCTGAGCAAGGCAACTTAGCTGCTGAGGATTCGGATTGCCCCGACCAAGCCCCTCAGGGCTCTGACTCAATATTGGAAggagatggtggtagtgtggtCACTTATGAAGATGGCTTGGCTGGAGACACAGAGTCAAGTGATTCTTATTCCTCTGAAGAACCTGAAATTGCAGAATCTTTTCTTGCAACTGAATGTACTGGTGAAAATGATTTTCATCTGCCTTCTTGGGGGAATTCCTCTCCCTCTGAGACAGAAAGCAAGTTGAAATTGCAGAAAGATGAGGATTTTGCCACATGGCAGAGAATCATGCGTGTTGATGCTGTGCGGGCAAATGGTGAATGGATAATGTACTCACCATCTCAGGCTGCAGTACCAGATATGAAGGCACGGCGGTTGGCTGAGAGTGTAGGGTTGCAGGACTATGATCACTTGGAGCCAAACAGGATCTTTCATGCTGCTCGCCTTGTTACTATCCTTGAGGCATATGCACTTTATGATCCTGAGATTGGTTACTGTCAAGGAATGAGCGATTTACTCTCACCCATTATTGCAGTGATGGAGGAGGATTTTTTAGCCTTCTGGTGTTTTGTGGGCTTCATGAAGAAAGCTCGGCATAATTTCCGGCTTGATGAAGTGGGGATCTGGAGGCAATTGGGTATTGTTTCCAAGATAATCAAGTGCAAGGATAGCCATCTCTACAAGCACCTGGAGAAGCTTCAAGCGGAAGACTGCTTCTTTGTGTACAGAATGGTGGTAGTCCTTTTCAGAAGGGAGTTAAACCTTGATCAAACACTCTGCCTCTGGGAGGTGATGTGGGCAGACCAAGCAGCAATACGGGCAGGGATTGCCAGGTCTGCCTGGGGGAGGATGAGGCTAAGGGCCCCTCCTAGTGATGATCTGCTGCTTTATGCAATATCAGCTTGTGTGCTGCAGAGGAGGAAACTGATCATTGAGAAGTACAGCAGTATGGATGAGATCATGAGAGAGTGCAATAGCATGGCTGGGCGGTTGGATGTCTGGAAGCTTCTCGATGATGCTCATGACTTGGTGGTCAACCTGCACGACAAGATTTAA
- the LOC118033950 gene encoding uncharacterized protein, whose translation MASMIRSKEDERAGAEIVYGPEECHRHSIELLEELGFPKGVLPLKDLEECGRVKETGFVWMKQKAPCEHFFVGSNSKVSYAAEVTGYVEKFKMKKMTGIKSKQMFLWVPISEMSIGDPSSKKILFKTPMGIGKSFPISSFMTDEEKHEKLEEVHQ comes from the coding sequence ATGGCAAGCATGATTAGGTCAAAGGAAGATGAACGTGCAGGGGCAGAAATCGTGTATGGTCCTGAAGAGTGCCATCGCCACTCCATAGAGCTTCTTGAAGAGCTGGGATTCCCTAAGGGTGTCCTCCCTCTAAAAGATCTTGAAGAGTGTGGAAGGGTTAAGGAAACTGGGTTTGTGTGGATGAAACAAAAGGCCCCCTGTGAACATTTTTTCGTTGGATCCAACAGTAAGGTAAGCTATGCCGCAGAGGTGACTGGTTATGTAGAGAAGTTCAAGATGAAGAAAATGACTGGAATTAAGAGCAAGCAGATGTTTTTATGGGTGCCAATATCTGAAATGAGCATCGGAGATCCGTCGAGCAAGAAAATTCTCTTCAAGACTCCCATGGGAATTGGCAAGTCTTTCCCCATCTCTTCTTTCATGACCGATGAGGAGAAGCATGAAAAGCTGGAGGAAGTCCATCAATGA
- the LOC118033948 gene encoding rab GTPase-activating protein 22 isoform X1 — translation MLFSFSTGGGVFWKWVVFAEASTGSTGSGRNAWIVGGAGGGFWGAATAPSNVGIAIAVTAMAGIALAGTVVYSRRGGLKSPWSRRRRKQALLPKQWKSLSMPDGKLCDGGVQFLKKARSGGIDPSLRPEVWPFLLGIYDVNSSKEERDCIRDHKRKEYENLRKQCRRKLKRNDRSFKVKEAAEISSAEVSGDLSQVMDSPRLEDVASSRRSPSAEQGNLAAEDSDCPDQAPQGSDSILEGDGGSVVTYEDGLAGDTESSDSYSSEEPEIAESFLATECTGENDFHLPSWGNSSPSETESKLKLQKDEDFATWQRIMRVDAVRANGEWIMYSPSQAAVPDMKARRLAESVGLQDYDHLEPNRIFHAARLVTILEAYALYDPEIGYCQGMSDLLSPIIAVMEEDFLAFWCFVGFMKKARHNFRLDEVGIWRQLGIVSKIIKCKDSHLYKHLEKLQAEDCFFVYRMVVVLFRRELNLDQTLCLWEVMWADQAAIRAGIARSAWGRMRLRAPPSDDLLLYAISACVLQRRKLIIEKYSSMDEIMRECNSMAGRLDVWKLLDDAHDLVVNLHDKI, via the exons AtgctcttctccttctccacCGGTGGCGGTGTCTTTTGGAAATGGGTTGTGTTCGCCGAAGCTAGCACTGGAAGCACCGGGTCAGGGAGGAACGCCTGGATTGTTGGTGGCGCTGGCGGTGGTTTCTGGGGCGCCGCTACGGCTCCTTCCAATGTTGGTATCGCCATCGCTGTCACGGCCATGGCCGGTATCGCCTTGGCCGGCACCGTCGTCTATTCTCGTAG GGGTGGACTTAAATCACCTTGGTCGCGTAGGAGAAGAAAACAAGCGCTTTTACCGAAGCAGTGGAAAAGTTTATCTATGCCTGATGGGAAACTGTGTGATGGTGGTGTTCAGTTTCTGAAGAAAGCACGAAGTGGG GGTATTGATCCAAGTCTTAGACCAGAGGTTTGGCCATTTCTCCTTGGAAT CTATGATGTGAACAGTTCCAAGGAAGAAAGAGATTGCATCAGAGATCATAAAAG AAAAGAATATGAGAATCTTCGGAAACAGTGCCGGCGGAAGCTCAAACGCAATGACAGGAGTTTTAAGGTCAAGGAAGCTGCTGAAATCAGCAGCGCTGAGGTTAGTGGGGACTTGAGTCAAGTTATGGATTCTCCTAGATTAGAAGATGTTGCTAGTTCGAGGAGGTCACCTTCTGCTGAGCAAGGCAACTTAGCTGCTGAGGATTCGGATTGCCCCGACCAAGCCCCTCAGGGCTCTGACTCAATATTGGAAggagatggtggtagtgtggtCACTTATGAAGATGGCTTGGCTGGAGACACAGAGTCAAGTGATTCTTATTCCTCTGAAGAACCTGAAATTGCAGAATCTTTTCTTGCAACTGAATGTACTGGTGAAAATGATTTTCATCTGCCTTCTTGGGGGAATTCCTCTCCCTCTGAGACAGAAAGCAAGTTGAAATTGCAGAAAGATGAGGATTTTGCCACATGGCAGAGAATCATGCGTGTTGATGCTGTGCGGGCAAATGGTGAATGGATAATGTACTCACCATCTCAGGCTGCAGTACCAGATATGAAGGCACGGCGGTTGGCTGAGAGTGTAGGGTTGCAGGACTATGATCACTTGGAGCCAAACAGGATCTTTCATGCTGCTCGCCTTGTTACTATCCTTGAGGCATATGCACTTTATGATCCTGAGATTGGTTACTGTCAAGGAATGAGCGATTTACTCTCACCCATTATTGCAGTGATGGAGGAGGATTTTTTAGCCTTCTGGTGTTTTGTGGGCTTCATGAAGAAAGCTCGGCATAATTTCCGGCTTGATGAAGTGGGGATCTGGAGGCAATTGGGTATTGTTTCCAAGATAATCAAGTGCAAGGATAGCCATCTCTACAAGCACCTGGAGAAGCTTCAAGCGGAAGACTGCTTCTTTGTGTACAGAATGGTGGTAGTCCTTTTCAGAAGGGAGTTAAACCTTGATCAAACACTCTGCCTCTGGGAGGTGATGTGGGCAGACCAAGCAGCAATACGGGCAGGGATTGCCAGGTCTGCCTGGGGGAGGATGAGGCTAAGGGCCCCTCCTAGTGATGATCTGCTGCTTTATGCAATATCAGCTTGTGTGCTGCAGAGGAGGAAACTGATCATTGAGAAGTACAGCAGTATGGATGAGATCATGAGAGAGTGCAATAGCATGGCTGGGCGGTTGGATGTCTGGAAGCTTCTCGATGATGCTCATGACTTGGTGGTCAACCTGCACGACAAGATTTAA
- the LOC118033947 gene encoding metal-nicotianamine transporter YSL1 isoform X1, with product MKIEEAKEKKEIERVEMEMEMEVDPQDEPEGSRRPQPWTKQITVRGLIASILIGAIYSVIVMKLNLTTGLAPNFNVSAALLAFVFVRSWTKMLRRAGFVVKPFTRQENTMIQTCAVACYSLAHGGGFASYLLGLNRKTYELSGVHTEGNPSTSIKEPGFGWMSGYLFLVCFVGLFVLIPLRKVLIVDMNLTFPSGMATAVLINGFHSRGNKMAKKQVRGFMKYFSISFLWAFFQWFYTGKEGCGFSQFPTFGLKAWKHTFFFDFNTTFIGAGMLVSHLVNFSLLLGAVLSYGVMWPLIGQLKGDWFPASLEETSMKSLYGYKVFLAVALILGDGLYNFVKVMVCTIMNVHGRVRDKKLSAAAVDHQKKHHDDQRVNETFLRETIPLWVAVIGYVAFSILSVIAVPIIFPQLKWYYVIAAYVLAPSLAFCNAYGTGLTDINMAYNYGKVALFVLAAVSGRENGVVAALAGCGLVKSVLSVACILMQDFKTAQLTSTSPRAMFLSQVVGTAIGCIAAPSSFFLFYKAFDVGNPYGEFKAPYALIYRNMAILGVDGFSALPQHCLQLCYGFFAFAIAINLVRDFSPQKIGQWMPLPMVMGVPFLIGASFAIDMSIGSLIVLVWHKRNAKKAEFMVPAVASGLICGEGLWTLPEAVLALAQVKPPICMKFVPS from the exons ATGAAGATtgaagaagcaaaagaaaagaaagagattgaGAGggtggagatggagatggagatggaggtAGATCCACAGGATGAACCAGAAGGGTCAAGGAGACCTCAACCATGGACAAAGCAAATCACAGTAAGAGGGTTAATAGCGAGCATTCTTATTGGAGCCATCTACAGTGTGATAGTTATGAAGCTAAACCTCACAACTGGGCTGGCTCCTAATTTTAATGTCTCTGCTGCACTTCTTGCTTTTGTATTTGTTCGATCTTGGACAAAAATGCTTCGAAGGGCAGGATTTGTCGTCAAACCCTTTACTCGACAAGAGAATACGATGATACAAACCTGTGCAGTTGCATGCTATAGCCTAGCACATGGAG GTGGATTTGCTTCTTATCTTTTGGGGTTAAACAGGAAGACGTACGAGCTGTCAGGGGTGCATACTGAAGGAAATCCTTCAACGTCTATAAAGGAACCTGGATTTGGTTGGATGAGTGGATACCTGTTCCTAGTTTGCTTTGTTGGTCTTTTTGTGTTGATTCCACTTAGAAAG GTTCTGATAGTAGACATGAATTTAACGTTTCCAAGTGGCATGGCAACTGCAGTTCTCATCAATGGTTTCCATAGCAGAGGAAATAAGATGgcaaa GAAACAAGTTCGGGGATTCATGAAGTACTTTTCAATCAGCTTCTTGTGGGCATTTTTTCAGTGGTTTTACACTGGGAAAGAAGGATGTGGATTCTCACAGTTCCCTACTTTTGGGTTGAAAGCTTGGAAGCACAC ATTCTTCTTTGATTTTAACACCACTTTCATTGGAGCTGGAATGCTTGTTTCTCATCTAGTGAACTTCTCTTTGCTTCTTGGAGCTGTGCTCTCATATGGGGTTATGTGGCCACTTATTGGTCAACTTAAGGGAGACTGGTTTCCAGCTTCTTTAGAAGAAACTAGCATGAAGAGCTTGTATGGTTACAAG GTTTTCTTAGCAGTTGCTCTCATCCTAGGAGATGGGCTCTACAATTTCGTCAAGGTAATGGTTTGTACAATCATGAATGTTCATGGCAGAGTAAGGGACAAGAAACTCAGTGCAG CAGCTGTGGATCACCAGAAGAAGCACCATGATGATCAAAGAGTAAATGAAACGTTCCTCAGAGAGACAATACCTTTGTGGGTAGCAGTCATTGGATACGTAGCCTTCTCTATTCTATCCGTAATTGCAGTGCCAATCATATTCCCTCAGCTTAAGTGGTATTATGTCATTGCCGCTTATGTTCTTGCTCCATCTTTAGCATTCTGCAATGCCTATGGAACTGGTCTAACTGATATCAACATGGCCTATAATTACGGGAAAGTTGCGCTCTTTGTGCTAGCCGCAGTTTCCGGGAGAGAGAATGGTGTGGTGGCGGCACTTGCCGGATGTGGCCTCGTTAAATCTGTTCTTTCTGTTGCTTGCATCCTGATGCAGGATTTCAAAACAGCACAATTGACATCCACCTCCCCCAGAGCAATGTTTTTGAGCCAGGTTGTTGGCACTGCAATTGGGTGCATCGCAGCTCCTAGCAGTTTTTTCCTATTTTACAAGGCATTTGATGTCGGAAATCCATATGGAGAATTTAAAGCTCCTTATGCCCTAATTTACAGAAACATGGCAATTCTAGGTGTTGATGGTTTCTCAGCTCTGCCCCAACATTGCTTGCAGCTATGCTATGGTTTCTTTGCTTTTGCCATAGCAATTAACCTGGTGAGAGATTTTTCACCGCAGAAGATCGGACAATGGATGCCACTTCCAATGGTCATGGGAGTTCCATTTCTCATCGGTGCTTCCTTTGCGATAGACATGAGTATTGGAAGTTTGATTGTTTTAGTATGGCATAAACGAAACGCCAAGAAAGCTGAGTTCATGGTTCCTGCTGTCGCCTCAGGATTAATCTGTGGAGAAGGGCTGTGGACTCTTCCTGAAGCTGTTCTTGCTTTGGCCCAAGTAAAGCCACCTATCTGCATGAAATTTGTACCTTCCTAG
- the LOC118033887 gene encoding uncharacterized protein, with protein sequence NSRLPPHKNPFCITSLTCPTLFNRATTSLHKPLLVIKCSSNSSEEIEPSNGNNLKDALSGMVDKQVEELLNRQENRVLLDGLEKASQRVEMARRELAEIERQELEAKQLRDYINQLESRASEIAECQQEILEARAMVEEAERSLSLNNDGDALESKEISRDEERLESIKAGLYLHLVGTPCWAPHYSLTQVNTIKKRLWTFSAEERGQAAAFGIVKVRWRTSHLELDPESFLSHVFNGAQYVSENLLIFAFAAVSLDFCFKTDGLLSPFPIEKGQLQGLI encoded by the exons AACTCCAGACTCCCCCCTCACAAAAACCCTTTCTGTATCACATCACTAACATGTCCAACACTGTTCAACAGAGCCACAACTTCACTGCACAAACCTTTACTTGTAATTAAATGCAGCAGCAATAGCTCAGAAGAGATAGAACCAAGTAATGGTAATAATTTGAAGGATGCATTGTCTGGTATGGTGGACAAGCAAGTGGAGGAACTTTTAAACAGGCAAGAGAATAGGGTGTTGCTTGACGGGTTAGAGAAGGCATCGCAAAGAGTGGAAATGGCTAGAAGAGAACTTGCTGAGATTGAAAGACAGGAACTTGAGGCTAAACAATTGAGGGATTATATTAACCAGCTTGAAAGTAGAGCTTCTGAG ATTGCAGAATGTCAGCAGGAGATCTTAGAGGCAAGAGCCATGGTTGAAGAAGCAGAACGTTCGCTGTCACTTAATAATGATGGGGATGCTTTAGAAAGCAAGGAGATTAGCAGAGATGAAGAGAGACTGGAGTCCATAAAGGCAGGTTTGTATCTGCACCTTGTTGGCACCCCTTGCTGGGCTCCCCATTATTCTCTCACTCAAGTGAACACCA TTAAGAAGAGACTTTGGACATTTTCAGCTGAAGAACGGGGACAGGCTGCAGCTTTTGGCATTGTGAAAG TGCGCTGGAGGACCAGCCATTTGGAGCTCGATCCTGAAAGCTTCTTGTCCCATGTCTTTAATGGTGCACAGTATGTATCAGAGAATCTTTTGATCTTTGCTTTTGCTGCTGTTAGTCTGGATTTCTGCTTTAAGACGGACGGGCTTTTAAGTCCCTTTCCTATTGAAAAAGGTCAGCTTCAAGGACTAATATAG